A portion of the bacterium genome contains these proteins:
- a CDS encoding MoxR family ATPase codes for VSRMLVGLLANGHILIEGVPGLAKTYAVRTVAAAVKARYQRIQFTPDLLPSDIVGTLIYNQKTGEFITSKGPIFANFILADEINRTPPKVQSALLEAMQERQVTIGEQTFKLDDPFLVLATQNPIEQEGTYPLPEAQLDRFLLKIKITYPSKEEEKEIVERIAGTGEPKIKPVIDTSDIIKARELCKSIYIDKKIKDYIVDLVFATREPEKYGLKDLKGLVRFGASPRASINLTTAARALAFLKRRGFVIPEDVKELAGDILRHRIILSYEAEAEEVSTDDVIQKILAGVEVP; via the coding sequence GTCAGCCGGATGCTGGTGGGCCTGCTGGCCAACGGCCACATCCTGATCGAGGGCGTGCCCGGCCTGGCCAAGACCTACGCGGTGCGGACGGTGGCGGCGGCCGTCAAGGCCAGGTACCAGCGGATCCAGTTCACCCCGGACCTGCTGCCCTCGGACATCGTGGGCACGCTGATCTACAACCAGAAGACCGGGGAATTCATCACCAGCAAGGGCCCCATCTTCGCCAACTTCATCCTGGCCGACGAGATCAACCGCACGCCCCCGAAAGTCCAAAGCGCCTTGCTGGAGGCCATGCAGGAGCGCCAGGTGACCATCGGCGAACAGACCTTCAAGCTGGATGACCCGTTTTTGGTGCTGGCCACCCAGAACCCCATCGAGCAGGAGGGCACCTATCCCCTGCCCGAGGCGCAATTGGACCGCTTTTTGCTGAAGATCAAGATCACCTATCCCAGCAAGGAGGAGGAAAAGGAGATCGTGGAGCGGATCGCCGGGACCGGCGAGCCCAAGATCAAGCCGGTGATAGACACCTCGGACATCATCAAGGCCCGGGAGCTGTGCAAGAGCATCTACATCGACAAGAAGATCAAGGATTACATCGTGGATCTGGTGTTCGCCACCCGGGAACCGGAGAAATACGGGCTGAAGGATCTGAAAGGACTGGTCCGCTTCGGGGCTTCGCCCCGGGCTTCCATCAACCTGACCACCGCCGCCCGGGCCCTGGCTTTCCTAAAGCGCCGCGGCTTCGTGATCCCCGAGGACGTCAAGGAGCTGGCCGGGGACATCCTGAGGCACCGGATAATTCTGTCCTACGAGGCCGAGGCCGAAGAAGTAAGCACCGATGATGTGATCCAGAAGATTTTGGCCGGGGTGGAGGTTCCCTGA
- a CDS encoding DUF58 domain-containing protein has protein sequence MLSPEFIKKIRQIELHTRKIVNTTFAGEYKSTFKGTGMEFVDVREYQPGDDVRSIDWKVTARMGRPYVKKFVEERELTVILCVDASGSGYFGTRGRFKVEQAAQVAATLAFSAVKNNDKVGLLFFTDRVEKYIPPKKGRLHVMRLIRDILYFVPERKGTSPSSALEFLMHILKHRAIVFFIGDFLGQGYRPQNFKTALGIASRRHDLVAVSISDPAEQNLPPAGLVDVEDAESGKIYTVNFSDKGLAKGFFSYTQNALQEKDRLFKQLSVDQIDISTTEDFTPKLHKFFKQRAKRFH, from the coding sequence ATGCTGTCTCCTGAATTCATAAAAAAGATCCGCCAGATCGAGCTTCACACCCGGAAGATCGTCAACACCACCTTTGCCGGCGAGTACAAGTCCACCTTCAAGGGCACCGGCATGGAGTTCGTGGACGTGCGGGAATACCAGCCCGGCGACGACGTCCGGTCCATAGACTGGAAGGTCACCGCCCGGATGGGGCGCCCCTATGTCAAGAAGTTTGTGGAGGAGCGGGAGCTGACCGTGATCCTGTGCGTGGACGCCTCGGGCTCCGGCTATTTCGGCACCCGGGGCCGCTTCAAGGTGGAGCAGGCCGCCCAGGTGGCGGCCACCCTGGCCTTTTCGGCGGTCAAGAACAACGACAAGGTGGGCCTGCTGTTCTTCACCGACCGGGTGGAGAAGTACATCCCTCCCAAGAAGGGCCGGCTCCATGTGATGCGGCTGATCCGGGACATCCTGTATTTCGTGCCGGAGCGCAAGGGCACCAGTCCTTCCTCGGCCCTGGAATTTTTGATGCACATCCTTAAGCACCGGGCCATCGTGTTCTTCATTGGCGACTTTTTGGGCCAGGGATACCGGCCCCAGAATTTTAAGACGGCCCTGGGCATCGCCTCCCGCCGACACGACCTGGTGGCCGTGTCCATCAGCGACCCGGCCGAGCAAAACCTGCCCCCGGCCGGCTTGGTGGACGTCGAGGACGCTGAAAGCGGAAAGATATACACCGTGAACTTTTCCGATAAGGGTTTGGCCAAGGGTTTCTTCAGCTATACCCAGAACGCCCTTCAGGAAAAGGACCGGCTGTTCAAACAGCTCAGTGTGGACCAGATAGACATCTCCACCACCGAGGATTTCACCCCCAAGCTGCACAAGTTCTTCAAACAGCGGGCCAAGAGATTTCACTGA